The genomic stretch TCCACAGACCGTATTTGTCCTCTCCCCAATCCACAGCCCAAGGGGCAGGAAATTGAGGCGGTGAAAGATGATTACGGTATAACATCCCCTTGCTTTCCTTGCCTGGCATTGGGGTTTCACCTGTGAATTTTTTTTTTGCCTCTTTTAATCGTTTCATTGTTTCAAGCGCATCTATTTTCGGAAGAGTGATTGCGACGCGCCCCGGAGCCGGTTCAGTATGTTCCGAAGACGGTTGGCAGAGCTGATATGGCTGGTACTGATTCCTGCTTTTTTCTCTTGGAGAGCAGGTCCCGGCACTCTAGCCGCTTCTTCTGCCGGGGTCAGAGCAATGCGGAAACCAATACGAGAATTACGAAAATGAGGAGCAAACTTGCCTCGAACAGCTGAACGCACCCCGCGACCACCCAGAAACCAAGAACCTCCACGGACCACTTGAAATTCTCCGTTTCCCGGGCCCTGCGGATTAATCCGGGGCTCCTCAGAAAAAAGATTTTCCTGCCAGTGATCCTGGCACCATTCCCAGATATTACCGTGCATTTCGTGTAATCCCCAGTCATTACAGGGTAATGACTTGACAGCGACTGTTTGTTGTCTGTTTTCTCCCATGAGCCCAGTGTGGTAAGGATATTGGCCATTATAGTTTACTTGATCAGGGGTAATGCGGGCACCAAAGGAAAAAGGCGTTGCACTGCCAGCCCGGCAACAGTATTCCCACTCCGCCTCTGTGAGCAAACGGGCCTTGACTCCGGGAACCAGTTCATTCAGACGCTCAAGAAAGAGAAGGGCATCATGATAGCTCACCTGTTCAACCGGATGATCAGTACCTTTGAAACGACTGGGATTATCGCCGATAACGGCCTGCCATAGCCCCTGAGTTACTGCGGTGTCAGCAACCCAAAATCCTTTTGTCAGAATAACCTCATGTAATGCTTCCTTGCCCCAGCTCTCCCGTTGCGGTTCATCATCAGGTGAACCCATCATGAACCAGCCAGGGATGATGCGCCGAAATCGTTGTACCGTCGTATCCTTGATTTGAAGATCAACAAAGAGGCCGTACTGATCTGTTTGCAGATCTCCGCTGCCGGACCATTTTCCGGGCCCTTGGCTCATGCTGTTTTCCCAGGTTAAACGGTATGATTTGCCGAGCCAGGAGGCATCGACAAAAAGCCCCTTCTTGTTGCGCCCCATGGTTTGCGCCCAGGAAGGGCGGAAACAGCTTCCGAAAACAAGCTGTTCCGCCGGGGTTTGCACAAAGAATGCTTCCGCCTGACTTCTACAGTCATGCAGTAACTCTCCGGGGCGGAGAGGCAGAGTAGCTGTATACCCTTCCTTATGCAGCAAGAGACAGTCGACTGAAAGTTCAAGTTCGACAAGCACGCTTCCCGGTAACCGGGACAAGGCTGCTTCGGCGCTTGGGTAAAGAAAGAGCTGTTCCCCTTGTTGCAGCACCTGATAGCTGATCGGTGACACCTCCTTCCGTACTGTCTGGATAACCGCTTCTGGATCGTATCCCGAAGGGAGAAGAGTACCGGTCCGCAGGGCGTTTCGATGCACAATACCGTAGAGAAAGGAGCGTGCCGCGAATTGCTTTTTGAGTTCTTTGGGCAGCATTTCCACGAGATCAAGGAGTTGTCCAGCCTGTTTTGTGAGGCGATTATCCTCCTGACCCTCAAACCAGGTGCGGACAAACCGCATCATGAACGCCTCCAGCCACACGGCAATCTGCTTCTGCATATGAGCAGAATGAAGAAGAGGGAGGACAGGAAGCAATTCTAAAGCAAAAAGAAGCGGTGCTCTCGTTGCATCGCGTTGGCGCAGTAAGCCCAGTATCTCAGCCTGGAGTGGTGAACTTTCATGAGCAAAAACATAACTATATGTCATTTTTTTTTCAGGCCGGAGCGCAAGATACATTCTGCTGTCCCGCTCTATATCCGGGTGAGATTGAAGCGCTGCTTCTGTTGCAATATCAGGGATGGAAGAGGGGAGGAGGCGGACAATCTCCTGCAAAAGGGCAGGCTCAACATACGCGGTTATTGAAAGAAGACCGAGTAGGCGACGTAAACGAAGATGAGCCCGGAGATGAGATTGGAGGGTTTTTCTTTCCCCAGTCTTTTTTTTGGCGGCGGCTTTCCTTTTTTGATTGATCCTCTTTTGGGGAAAAGAAGCCCACTCGGAACATGAGTCAACCAGATGTTCCATGTCGGATTCAAGGACAGGTAGCCCCTGGCTCCGGTCCTGGTCTTTTTTTTGATCTGGAGGTGCAGCACAGGAAAAGAGAGAGGCCTGTTCTTTTCGATAATAAGGCCGGGAGTCGTCTGCATCGTTTGATTCGTCAGCTTTGCTTGGACAGGGAATGAACTCTGGTACCGAAAGCTCCTCAATGCTCAGGGGGCTGACTTTATGCAGCACGCCGGGCAGAATACTTCTCTTTCCCCCTGGGGACACTGACTCTGGCGGGGCCGTAAAACGATGGAGTGTTTTTTTGAGCGGTTTTCTTTCCGAAAGATACCAGAAGGCTTCCAACGGCAGATTCCGGCTGATTTCTTTTGCATCAGCCAGCCGTAAAACAGATGTCAGGGCCCGATCCGACCGTGCATGAGACGCTATACTTGATCGAGTAATCTTTTTTTGTTCAGCCTGTGGTATCCCTTGTGCAGGAAGATAACCAAGCAATTTTGCCGCAGCTTCAGCAGAAGCTGTTCGCGAAACCGCAAGCAGCCGGAGGAGATCAGCTCTGCTGACTTGTGTCTTTAACCTCTTCATGGGGTAAGCTGTCGAGAATCATTCACCGGCAGACTTCGCAAGTGCATAGCGACTGATTTTTTTCAAGAGGGCCAGTTGATATTGTTCCAAGGCTTCTCCAGAACATTTTGGAGTGGGCATGCCTTGCAAGGCCTTGAGGAGATCGAGAAATTCAGCCTGCCCCGGTTTTGCTCCGCCAAAGCGCTGGGCTGCCCGACGATCTTTAAGGAGCAACTGGGCTGCCTTTATCTTCACTCTATCTGAAAAGACACCTTGGAAATGTATTTCCGCCCGTTGTATCAACCAAAGGATAAGGGTCTTTTCCTGAGAAAATTCCTCAGCGGTGGAAGGCAACGATGCGTTTTCCATCTGCTGTTGCCACCAAGTACGGAGATATTCCTTGTCATCAAAATGGAGATTAAGAACCAGGCAGCGTCGGACAAAGGCGGCAGGCAGCTCTTCTTCCTCGTTGGTTGTGATAATCACCAGCGGTTTCTTGATCGCGGACCCCATGCCGACAGACTCGTCAAGCATCGGTACATGAAAGCCACCGTTACCCAACACTTCAAGAAGGGTATTAGGCAGGGACG from Candidatus Electrothrix communis encodes the following:
- a CDS encoding formylglycine-generating enzyme family protein, with the translated sequence MKRLKTQVSRADLLRLLAVSRTASAEAAAKLLGYLPAQGIPQAEQKKITRSSIASHARSDRALTSVLRLADAKEISRNLPLEAFWYLSERKPLKKTLHRFTAPPESVSPGGKRSILPGVLHKVSPLSIEELSVPEFIPCPSKADESNDADDSRPYYRKEQASLFSCAAPPDQKKDQDRSQGLPVLESDMEHLVDSCSEWASFPQKRINQKRKAAAKKKTGERKTLQSHLRAHLRLRRLLGLLSITAYVEPALLQEIVRLLPSSIPDIATEAALQSHPDIERDSRMYLALRPEKKMTYSYVFAHESSPLQAEILGLLRQRDATRAPLLFALELLPVLPLLHSAHMQKQIAVWLEAFMMRFVRTWFEGQEDNRLTKQAGQLLDLVEMLPKELKKQFAARSFLYGIVHRNALRTGTLLPSGYDPEAVIQTVRKEVSPISYQVLQQGEQLFLYPSAEAALSRLPGSVLVELELSVDCLLLHKEGYTATLPLRPGELLHDCRSQAEAFFVQTPAEQLVFGSCFRPSWAQTMGRNKKGLFVDASWLGKSYRLTWENSMSQGPGKWSGSGDLQTDQYGLFVDLQIKDTTVQRFRRIIPGWFMMGSPDDEPQRESWGKEALHEVILTKGFWVADTAVTQGLWQAVIGDNPSRFKGTDHPVEQVSYHDALLFLERLNELVPGVKARLLTEAEWEYCCRAGSATPFSFGARITPDQVNYNGQYPYHTGLMGENRQQTVAVKSLPCNDWGLHEMHGNIWEWCQDHWQENLFSEEPRINPQGPGNGEFQVVRGGSWFLGGRGVRSAVRGKFAPHFRNSRIGFRIALTPAEEAARVPGPALQEKKAGISTSHISSANRLRNILNRLRGASQSLFRK